In Deinococcus radiophilus, a single genomic region encodes these proteins:
- a CDS encoding glycosyltransferase family 2 protein, with translation MTLSAVEFLFLAYLTLLNFWSAVGLYATVQELRRTVRRNQSLRFESLLNAGAHQPISVLVPAHDEQETILGSVSALLNLRYPQFEIIVISDGSTDPTMQVLHEHFDLRETLPVSAVALQTEPIRAIWRSQRFPQLTVIDKENGGKADALNAGLRYAGYPLFCSIDADSLLDEEALVRAARRFADQEELLAVGGTVRPMNGVTLQGGRVVDMTMPGSTVERFQVMEYVRAFFTGRTALSSFGLLLIVSGAFGLFRRAEVVQAGGYNRETVGEDMELIVRLHRWARDQRRPYAIQYVIDPVCWTQVPDTWQGLRRQRDRWQRGLLESLWLHRRMLFNPRYGRIGMVAMPYHIFFEALAPALELGGLFLAVFLIVTERYDATFVVLFFLLAVGFGTLLSSSSHAIEVFLRHRLGRPRDRLLLLGYALLDNLGYRQWNLLIRLWASLTLVAKRGQWGGQQRRRIDQGAVTGPAQSEADPVRSR, from the coding sequence ATGACCCTTTCGGCGGTCGAATTTCTGTTTCTGGCCTACCTGACCCTGCTGAATTTCTGGAGTGCGGTGGGGCTGTACGCCACGGTTCAGGAACTGCGGCGCACGGTCAGGCGCAATCAGTCCCTGCGCTTCGAGAGCTTGCTGAACGCCGGCGCCCATCAACCGATTTCGGTGCTGGTTCCGGCCCACGACGAACAGGAAACCATCCTGGGCAGCGTCTCGGCGCTGCTGAATCTGCGCTACCCGCAGTTTGAGATTATCGTGATTTCCGACGGGTCCACCGACCCTACCATGCAGGTCCTGCATGAGCACTTTGATCTGCGGGAAACCTTGCCGGTCAGCGCCGTGGCACTTCAGACCGAACCGATTCGGGCGATCTGGCGCTCACAGCGCTTCCCACAACTGACCGTGATCGACAAGGAAAATGGCGGTAAGGCCGACGCCCTGAATGCCGGACTGCGCTACGCGGGATATCCGCTGTTCTGTTCGATTGATGCCGATAGCCTGCTGGATGAAGAAGCGCTGGTGCGGGCGGCCCGCCGCTTTGCCGATCAAGAGGAGTTGCTGGCAGTGGGCGGCACGGTGCGTCCCATGAACGGCGTGACCCTGCAGGGGGGACGCGTTGTTGATATGACCATGCCAGGCAGCACGGTAGAGCGCTTTCAGGTGATGGAATATGTGCGGGCCTTCTTCACCGGCCGCACTGCCCTGAGCAGTTTCGGCCTTCTTTTGATCGTCAGTGGAGCATTTGGCCTGTTTCGCCGTGCCGAGGTGGTGCAGGCGGGCGGCTACAACCGGGAGACGGTGGGCGAAGACATGGAACTGATCGTGCGGCTGCATCGCTGGGCACGCGACCAGCGCCGCCCTTACGCGATCCAGTACGTGATTGACCCAGTGTGCTGGACCCAGGTACCGGATACCTGGCAGGGACTGCGCCGTCAGCGGGACCGCTGGCAGCGTGGGTTGCTTGAGAGCCTGTGGCTGCACCGCCGGATGCTGTTCAATCCGCGCTATGGGCGCATTGGGATGGTGGCGATGCCCTACCACATCTTTTTCGAGGCGTTGGCTCCGGCGCTTGAACTGGGCGGCCTGTTTCTGGCGGTGTTCCTGATCGTCACCGAGCGCTACGACGCCACCTTCGTGGTGCTGTTTTTCCTGCTGGCGGTGGGCTTCGGCACCCTGCTCAGTTCCAGCTCACACGCCATCGAAGTCTTTTTGCGTCACCGTCTGGGGCGCCCCAGGGACCGCCTGCTGCTGCTCGGCTACGCGCTGCTGGACAACCTCGGTTACCGCCAGTGGAACTTGCTGATCCGCCTGTGGGCCTCACTGACCCTGGTGGCCAAACGTGGGCAGTGGGGCGGGCAGCAGCGCCGCCGCATCGATCAGGGCGCGGTCACCGGGCCAGCCCAGTCCGAGGCGGACCCGGTTCGCTCACGCTAG